The following proteins are encoded in a genomic region of Poecilia reticulata strain Guanapo linkage group LG11, Guppy_female_1.0+MT, whole genome shotgun sequence:
- the mrpl36 gene encoding large ribosomal subunit protein bL36m, with amino-acid sequence MGTLLLKHLAASLSRQVLQMSRFNPTVSTTAASAYRCLWTVAAAPRSMLLLAARVTPLPASVLPVQSAPSLLRLPGVHPSAGMKTKSALKKRCKDCFFVRRRGHLFVFCKTNPRHKQRQG; translated from the coding sequence ATGGGTACCCTCTTGCTGAAGCACCTGGCTGCCTCGCTGAGTCGACAGGTTCTCCAGATGAGCCGTTTCAATCCCACCGTTTCCACGACGGCGGCGAGTGCGTACAGGTGTCTGTGGACGGTCGCGGCTGCCCCGCGCTCGATGCTCCTGCTGGCGGCCAGAGTCACGCCTCTTCCGGCGTCTGTCCTCCCGGTCCAGAGCGCGCCGTCCCTGCTGCGTCTTCCCGGCGTCCATCCCTCGGCCGGGATGAAGACCAAGTCGGCCCTGAAAAAACGCTGCAAAGACTGCTTCTTTGTCCGAAGGAGGGGACACCTGTTTGTGTTCTGCAAGACGAACCCGAGACACAAGCAGAGGCAGGGCTGA
- the ndufs6 gene encoding NADH dehydrogenase [ubiquinone] iron-sulfur protein 6, mitochondrial, producing MYEFKLHVFVASSLYLYLTDSTSGKIFQSLLPNLSSLTVVNMAAAVCKVLSFTRNAKVLVQPLRLTAAPIHRYSVEVSSTGEPITHTGQVFDEKDPRRARFVGKQKEVNKNFAINLVAEEPVTHLEARVVSCDGGGGALGHPKVYINLDKDTKVGTCGYCGLQFKQKHHH from the exons ATGTACGAATTTAAGTTACATGTATTTGTAGCCTCCAGCTTGTACTTGTACCTGACAGACAGTACCTCgggaaaaatatttcaaagtctCCTTCCCAACCTCAGCAGCTTGACTGTTGTAAACATGGCGGCCGCTGTGTGCAAAGTTCTGTCCTTCACTAGGAACGCTAAGGTCCTCGTTCAACCACTAAGGTTGACTGCTGCACCCATCCACCGATACAGCGTGGAGGTTTCAAGTACCGGCGAGCCTATCACTCATACCGGCCAG GTGTTTGATGAAAAAGACCCGAGAAGAGCTAGGTTTGTCGGAAAACAGAAAGAG GTGAATAAGAATTTTGCCATCAACCTCGTGGCAGAAGAGCCAGTGACACACTTGGAGGCCAGAGTGGTGTCCTGtgatggaggtggaggagcaCTTGGACATCCCAAAGTCTACATCAATTTG GATAAGGACACAAAGGTGGGGACGTGTGGCTACTGTGGACTGCAGTTCAAGCAGAAGCATCATCACTGA